The following are encoded in a window of Ricinus communis isolate WT05 ecotype wild-type chromosome 4, ASM1957865v1, whole genome shotgun sequence genomic DNA:
- the LOC8266009 gene encoding pentatricopeptide repeat-containing protein At5g66520, whose product MIELRNIMWRMIQHCKNINQLKQIHALILTSPNLDQKDHYFLISRLLFFAALSDSGSLAYAADIFHYIKKPNLPFYNIMIRAYASKSNVDYDDARLCQALILYKQMLCNDISPDCLTFPFLLKECTRNVAIYGGRGIHGHAIKLGLYSDLFVQNSLISFYSACEFVSNSRKLFDEMSNRDVVSWNSMIIGYLRSGDLDQSLNLFRKMKINRNVITWNSIITGFVQGGRPKEALEFFHEMQCLRDDDGINNKVRPDKITIASVLSACAHLGAIDHGKWVHSYLRRSGLECDMVIGTALVDMYGKCGCLQRAYEVFREMSEKDTLAWTAMISVFALNGFGKEAFDMFNEMEAGGVKPNLVTFVGLLSACAHSGLVETGRWCFNAMKSVYSIDPQVHHYACMVDILGRAGLFEEAEQLIRNMPMEPDVFVWGALLGGCQMHGNVQLGERVAQHLIDLDPLNHAFYVNLCDIYAKTGRYTDVKRIRAAMNEQGIKKEVPGCSMIEVKGIVHEFSVIGSPNIVMEELISVLNALSNEMKINNNLH is encoded by the coding sequence ATGATTGAACTGAGGAACATAATGTGGCGCATGATACAACATTGTAAGAACAttaaccaactcaaacaaatcCATGCCCTAATCTTAACATCTCCGAATTTGGACCAAAAAGAccactattttttaatttcccGTCTTCTGTTCTTTGCCGCTCTTTCAGATTCTGGCTCTCTTGCCTACGCCGCAGATATTTTTCATTACATAAAGAAGCCAAATCTCCCATTCTATAACATCATGATCAGGGCCTATGCATCTAAAAGCAACGTAGATTATGATGATGCTCGTTTGTGTCAGGCTCTAATACTATACAAGCAAATGCTTTGCAATGACATCTCACCTGATTGCCTCACTTTTCCATTTCTATTAAAAGAATGCACGAGGAATGTAGCTATATACGGGGGCAGAGGTATTCATGGACATGCTATAAAGCTTGGGCTTTACAGTGACCTCTTTGTTCAAAATTCATTGATAAGTTTTTATTCGGCTTGTGAATTTGTGAGTAATTCAAGGAAGTTGTTTGATGAAATGTCGAATAGGGATGTTGTTTCTTGGAATTCAATGATTATTGGGTATTTGAGAAGTGGAGATCTTGACCAATCATTGAATTTGTTTCGTAAAATGAAGATCAATAGGAATGTTATTACTTGGAATTCAATTATTACAGGGTTTGTCCAAGGTGGCCGGCCAAAGGAGGCGTTGGAGTTTTTTCATGAAATGCAGTGTTTAAGAGACGATGACGGTATCAATAATAAGGTCAGACCGGATAAGATTACCATTGCTAGTGTACTTTCAGCTTGTGCGCATCTTGGTGCTATTGATCACGGGAAGTGGGTGCATAGTTACTTACGGAGAAGTGGCTTAGAGTGTGATATGGTAATTGGGACTGCATTAGTGGACATGTATGGTAAATGCGGTTGTCTTCAAAGAGCTTATGAGGTCTTTAGAGAAATGTCTGAAAAGGACACCTTGGCATGGACGGCTATGATTTCTGTATTTGCGCTTAATGGGTTTGGTAAGGAGGCTTTTGATATGTTCAATGAGATGGAAGCAGGAGGGGTGAAGCCTAACCTTGTCACTTTTGTGGGATTATTGTCAGCTTGTGCTCATTCTGGATTAGTAGAGACAGGTCGTTGGTGTTTTAATGCTATGAAAAGCGTTTATTCAATTGACCCACAAGTCCATCACTATGcatgcatggttgatatactTGGTAGGGCTGGACTGTTTGAAGAGGCTGAGCAACTTATTAGGAATATGCCAATGGAGCCTGATGTATTTGTTTGGGGTGCCTTGTTAGGAGGATGCCAAATGCACGGTAATGTACAACTAGGGGAAAGAGTAGCACAGCATTTAATTGATTTGGACCCACTGAACCATGCTTTCTATGTGAACTTGTGTGATATATATGCAAAAACTGGTAGATATACTGATGTCAAGAGAATTAGAGCCGCAATGAATGAACAGGGGATTAAGAAGGAAGTCCCTGGCTGTAGCATGATTGAAGTCAAGGGAATTGTTCATGAGTTCTCAGTAATAGGTTCACCTAATATTGTGATGGAGGAATTAATTTCTGTCTTGAATGCATTAAGTAATGAGATGAAGATCAATAATAATCTACATTGA
- the LOC8266014 gene encoding xyloglucan galactosyltransferase XLT2, whose product MLSLSRPSSPEPYIRKPKSPPDDAVLPRKNSFTSLSSLLSHSYLNQSRTWLLLSVLSFQLIILLAFRSLPLSFTHHRHHFPSPYTAHHFITNPTADDECRLGRVFVYDLPSKFNAELVQNCDELNPWSSRCDALTNDGFGQKATGLSGIVPENLVPAWYWTDQFVSEIIFHNRILNHKCRTTEPSNATAFYIPFYAGLAVGKFLWFNYTAKDRDRHCEIMLDWVRDQPYYKRSNGWNHFLTMGRISWDFRRSKEEDWGSSCIYMPGMRNITRLLIERNPWDYFDVGVPYPTGFHPRSDNDILQWQDFVRTRNRNSLFCFAGAKRGAIKNDFRGLLLRHCYNESDSCRVVDCSGSRCSNGTSAILKTFLDSDFCLQPRGDSFTRRSIFDCMLAGSIPVLFWKRTAYYQYEWFLPGEPDSYSVFIHRDEVKNGTSVRKVLESYSKEEVRKMREKVIEYIPKFVYARPNEGLGSIKDAFDVAIDGVLRRFKEQEEWDYKW is encoded by the coding sequence ATGCTTTCCCTTTCAAGACCGTCTTCCCCTGAACCATACATCCGAAAACCCAAAAGCCCACCGGACGACGCCGTTCTGCCTCGCAAAAACTCATTCACCTCTCTTAGCTCTCTCCTTTCCCATTCTTACTTAAATCAATCGCGCACATGGCTCCTTCTCTCAGTCCTCTCTTTTCAACTTATCATCCTCCTTGCTTTCCGCTCTCTTCCTCTATCTTTCACTCACCACCGCCACCACTTCCCTTCTCCATACACCGCTCATCATTTCATCACCAATCCAACGGCTGATGATGAATGTAGATTAGGAAGAGTCTTTGTCTACGATCTACCAAGTAAGTTCAACGCTGAATTGGTTCAAAATTGTGATGAGTTAAACCCTTGGAGTTCTAGATGTGATGCGTTAACAAATGACGGTTTTGGTCAAAAAGCCACCGGACTTTCCGGAATTGTGCCGGAGAATCTGGTACCCGCTTGGTACTGGACGGACCAATTCGTTTCCGAGATTATATTCCATAATCGGATTTTAAACCACAAGTGTAGAACTACGGAGCCAAGCAATGCGACAGCGTTTTATATTCCGTTTTATGCAGGACTTGCTGTTGGTAAGTTTTTATGGTTCAATTACACTGCTAAAGACCGCGATCGTCACTGCGAGATAATGTTAGATTGGGTCCGAGATCAACCGTACTACAAAAGATCAAACGGTTGGAATCATTTCCTTACGATGGGGCGTATCTCATGGGATTTTCGTCGGTCAAAAGAGGAAGACTGGGGTTCAAGTTGCATTTACATGCCAGGTATGAGAAACATTACTCGTCTCTTAATTGAGCGAAATCCATGGGACTATTTCGACGTCGGTGTACCTTACCCCACTGGATTCCACCCTAGATCCGACAATGATATACTCCAGTGGCAGGATTTTGTCCGTACGCGTAACCGTAATAGCCTCTTTTGTTTCGCGGGAGCCAAACGCGGTGCTATTAAAAACGACTTTAGAGGATTGTTGCTTCGTCATTGTTACAACGAGTCAGACTCGTGCCGAGTCGTGGACTGTTCCGGGAGTCGTTGCTCCAACGGCACCTCGGCGATTCTCAAAACGTTTTTGGATTCGGATTTTTGTTTACAGCCGAGAGGTGATAGTTTTACTCGCAGGTCTATTTTTGATTGCATGTTAGCGGGCTCAATTCCGGTTTTGTTTTGGAAAAGGACCGCGTATTATCAGTATGAGTGGTTCTTACCGGGTGAACCGGATAGTTATTCTGTTTTTATTCACAGGGACGAGGTAAAAAATGGAACTTCAGTAAGGAAAGTGCTCGAGAGTTATAGTAAAGAAGAAGTGAggaaaatgagagaaaaagTTATTGAATATATACCAAAGTTTGTATATGCAAGACCAAATGAGGGATTAGGGAGTATAAAAGATGCATTTGATGTTGCCATTGATGGAGTATTAAGGAGATTCAAGGAGCAAGAAGAGTGGGATTACAAGTGGTAA
- the LOC8266010 gene encoding uncharacterized protein LOC8266010, with product MERFKKAKLAIDTFRNYASKINHRAPLHQESISRIYQNGSSSVSSSNQSKFSGFYPYSSVSQRLGLGFQMGTKKIHSNPFLGSSGKRFYYVDRYQVHHFKPRGPRRWFQNPRSVLIVFLVGSGVFITVYFGNLETVPYTKRKHFVLLAKSMEKKIGENQFEQMKAAFKGKMLPAIHPESVRVRLIAKDIIEALQRGLRQETVWSDMGYASSENDMKHEATGRETLRALTENEEKVETKWYKEDEVLDDNWIQHSRKKGQERGSRAETSHLEGLNWEVLVVNDPVVNALCLPGGKIIVFTGLLDHFKTDAEIATIIGHEVGHAVARHVAEGITKNLWFAILQLILYQFVMPDVVNTMSTLFLRLPFSRRMEIEADYIGLLLMASAGYDPRIAPRVFEKLGQVTGDSALKDYLSTHPSGTKRAQLLAQAQVMEEALTIYRDTISGRGTEGFFL from the exons ATGGAAAGATTCAAGAAAGCTAAGCTCGCGATCGATACGTTTCGAAACTACGCTTCAAAGATTAATCATAGAGCTCCACTTCATCAAGaatcaatttcaagaatcTACCAAAATGGATCTTCTTCAGTCTCATCTTCTAATCAATCTAAGTTTTCTGGGTTTTATCCATATTCTTCCGTTTCTCAAAGATTGGGACTGGGTTTCCAAATGGGTACAAAGAAAATACATTCTAATCCATTTCTTGGCAGTTCTGGTAAGAGATTTTACTATGTTGATCGATATCAAGTTCATCATTTTAAGCCGAGAGGCCCCAGAAGATGGTTTCAGAACCCAAGAAGTGTATTAATCGTTTTTTTGGTGGGTTCTGGTGTTTTTATCACTGTCTATTTTGGTAACTTAGAGACTGTACCttatacaaaaagaaaacattttgTACTTTTGGCTAAATCCATGGAGAAAAAGATTGGAGAGAATCAATTCGAGCAAATGAAGGCGGCATTTAAAGGAAAAATGTTGCCTGCTATACACCCAGAAAGTGTAAGAGTCCGTTTAATTGCAAAAGACATAATTGAGGCTTTGCAAAGAGGATTAAGGCAAGAGACGGTGTGGAGTGATATGGGTTATGCTTCGTCCGAGAATGATATGAAACATGAGGCAACTGGACGTGAGACATTGAGAGCTTTGACTGAGAACGAAGAGAAGGTTGAGACAAAGTGGTATAAAGAAGATGAGGTTCTTGATGATAATTGGATTCAACATAGTAGAAAGAAGGGTCAAGAGAGAGGATCAAGAGCAGAAACTTCGCATTTAGAGGGATTGAATTGGGAGGTTTTAGTTGTCAATGATCCTGTTGTTAATGCCTTATGTCTTCCTGGTGGGAAAATTATTGTGTTTACAGGGTTGCTTGATCACTTTAAAACTGATGCAGAGATTGCAACCATTATAGGACATGAG GTTGGGCATGCTGTGGCTCGACATGTAGCAGAAGGGATCACCAAGAATTTGTGGTTTGCCATCTTGCAACTAATTCTTTATCAGTTTGTTATGCCTGATGTTGTCAACACAATGTCAACTTTATTCTTGAGACTTCCTTTCTCCCGGAG GATGGAGATTGAGGCAGATTACATAGGGCTATTGTTGATGGCTTCTGCTGGTTATGATCCTCGAATTGCACCTAGAGTGTTTGAGAAACTGGGGCAGGTTACTGGTGATTCAGCACTGAAAGATTATCTTTCTACTCATCCATCTGGAACGAAGAGAGCTCAACTGCTGGCTCAAGCTCAAGTCATGGAGGAAGCACTTACTATTTACAGGGATACAATATCTGGACGAGGGACAGAAGGCTTTTTTCTTTAG
- the LOC8266012 gene encoding embryo-specific protein ATS3B: MAKTAYVVVLQFALLLIISKAESISLQPQALDAFNLSLIQTVGSCKYTVIISTSCTSPKYTRDQISLAFGDAYGNQIYVPRLDDPSIRAFESCSSDTFHVTGPCTSQICYIYLYRSGPDGWIPGRVDIYGYKSFPSTFNFYTPIPNDIWYGFNRCGSASSAHVRRIRRWFLYPILAVVASLML; encoded by the exons ATGGCCAAGACCGCTTATGTTGTCGTGCTTCAGTTTGCGTTGCTGTTAATCATTTCAAAAGCTGAATCTATCAGTCTCCAGCCTCAAGCTCTCGATGCTTTCAATCTTAGTTTAATCCAG accGTGGGGAGCTGTAAGTATACGGTGATCATATCAACCAGCTGTACCTCACCAAAATACACTCGCGATCAGATCAGTCTTGCTTTTGGCGACGCTTATGGCAATCAG ATCTATGTACCAAGGCTGGATGATCCATCAATTAGAGCATTCGAGAGCTGCTCTTCTGATACATTTCATGTAACTGGACCCTGTACATCTCaaatatgttatatatatctGTACAGAAGTGGACCTGATGGCTGGATTCCTGGAAGAGTGGATATTTATGGTTACAAGTCATTTCCTTCTACATTTAACTTCTACACTCCTATTCCGAATGATATTTGGTATGGATTTAATCGATGTGGTAGTGCCTCTTCTGCACATGTACGGAGAATTCGAAGATGGTTCTTGTATCCGATTCTGGCAGTTGTTGCTAGCCTCATGCTGTAA
- the LOC8266011 gene encoding DEAD-box ATP-dependent RNA helicase 7: MPSIAIANNAADLKEKKMKKRISLETSEQPEEEIILSDKKEKKMKKDKKKRKAVDSELDEEDKSETSSELVEPVNLKTKKKNKKAKIADENEDGEVETAEEDHPNAISKYRISESLREKLKSKGIQSLFPIQAMTFDDILDGSDLVGRARTGQGKTLAFVLPILESITNGHAKESRKTGYGRPPSVLVLLPTRELASQVFDDFKVYGESLGLTSCCLYGGASYHPQEMSLKRGVDIVVGTPGRVKDHIERGNINLSYLKFRVLDEADEMLRMGFVEDVELILGKVEDVSKVQTLLFSATLPEWVKQISSRFLKASKKTIDLVGNEKMKASTNVRHIILPCSASAIPQVIPDIIRCYSSGGRTIIFTEKRESANELAGLLHGARALHGEIQQSQREVTLSGFRSGKFLTLVATNVAARGLDINDVQLIIQCEPPRDVEAYIHRSGRTGRAGNTGVAVMLYDPRRSNISKIERESGVKFEHITAPQPADIAQAVGAVAAEKITQVSDSIVPAFKSAAEDLLNSSGLSAVELLAKALANAAGYTEIKSRSLLSSMENHVTLLLEAGRPIYTPSFAFGVLRRFLPEDKVESVKGMTLTADGKGAVFDVAAADIDTFLAGQDNAANVSLEILKALPPLQEKDQSRGRFGGGGRGRGGFSDRNGGGRFSGGRGGRGGDRRNDRFGGGRGRNNGSRW, encoded by the exons ATGCCATCAATAGCTATAGCTAATAACGCCGCAGAtttaaaagagaagaagatgaagaagagaaTATCTCTAGAAACCTCTGAACAACCTGAAGAGGAAATAATACTTTCCGacaagaaggagaagaagatgaagaaagacaaaaagaagCGAAAAGCTGTAGATAGCGAGCTTGATGAAGAAGACAAGAGCGAGACAAGCTCTGAGCTTGTCGAGCCGGTGAATTtgaagacaaagaagaaaaataagaaagcaAAGATTGCCGATGAGAACGAGGATGGAGAGGTGGAGACAGCTGAGGAGGATCATCCTAATGCGATCTCCAAGTATAGAATATCGGAGTCTTTGAGAGAGAAGCTTAAGTCTAAGGGAATTCAGTCGCTGTTTCCAATTCAGGCTATGACATTCGATGATATTCTTGATGGTTCTGATTTGGTTGGTCGTGCACGTACTGGTCAG GGTAAAACACTGGCTTTCGTGTTGCCTATTTTGGAGTCCATAACAAATGGACATGCAAAAGAATCAAGAAAGACAGGGTATGGCAGGCCTCCAAGTGTTCTTGTTCTTCTACCAACAAGGGAATTGGCCAGTCAG GTTTTTGATGACTTCAAAGTTTATGGCGAGTCATTGGGATTGACATCTTGCTGTTTATATGGAGGAGCTTCATATCACCCACAAGAAATGAGCTTAAAGAGAGGGGTGGATATTGTTGTTGGAACCCCAGGCCGCGTCAAG GATCATATAGAGAGGGGCAACATTAACTTGAGTTATCTAAAGTTTCGGGTCCTTGACGAGGCTGATGAAATGCTGAGAATGGGCTTTGTTGAAGATGTTGAACTTATACTTG GAAAAGTTGAGGATGTAAGCAAAGTTCAGACGCTTCTCTTCAGTGCCACCTTGCCAGAATGGGTGAAACAA ATATCTTCTAGATTTCTTAAAGCATCTAAAAAAACCATAGATCTTGTTGGTAATGAGAAAATGAAGGCTAGTACCAATGTCAGGCACATCATTCTTCCTTGTTCTGCATCAGCAATACCTCAGGTCATTCCTGATATCATTCGTTGTTACAGCAG TGGAGGCCGTACAATTATTTTCACCGAGAAAAGGGAATCTGCAAATGAACTTGCTGGTTTGTTGCATGGAGCAAGGGCTCTACATGGGGAGATACAGCAGTCTCAACGTGAG GTCACCCTTTCTGGCTTCAGGTCAGGCAAGTTCTTGACGTTGGTAGCGACAAATGTGGCTGCTAGGGGACTGGATATAAATGATGTGCAACTAATCATCCAG TGTGAGCCTCCACGTGATGTAGAAGCTTATATTCATAGATCTGGAAGAACTGGAAGAGCAG GAAATACTGGGGTCGCTGTGATGCTTTATGATCCAAGAAGGTCCAATATATCTAAGATTGAAAGAGAATCTGGTGTGAAATTTGAGCATATTACTGCCCCTCAGCCTGCTGATATTGCCCAAGCTGTTGGTGCAGTGGCTGCAGAAAAAATAACTCAGGTTTCTGACAG TATTGTTCCTGCATTCAAGTCTGCAGCAGAGGATTTGCTGAATTCTTCGGGTTTGTCTGCAGTAGAATTACTTGCAAAAGCACTTGCCAACGCTGCT GGTTACACCGAGATAAAGAGTAGATCACTTCTATCATCCATGGAGAACCATGTTACATTACTCCTTGAAGCTGGAAGACCCATCTACACACCGTC GTTTGCTTTTGGTGTCTTGAGGAGATTCTTGCCTGAGGACAAGGTTGAGTCAGTGAAGGGTATGACCCTCACAGCTGATGGGAAGGGTGCAGTGTTTGATGTGGCCGCAGCAGATATTGACACTTTTCTTGCTG GTCAGGACAATGCAGCTAATGTCAGCTTAGAAATATTGAAAGCATTACCTCCCCTGCAAGAAAAAGACCAATCAAGGGGAAGATTTGGTGGTGGTGGTCGTGGACGGGGTGGCTTCAGTGATAGAAATGGTGGTGGTAGGTTTTCAGGGGGTAGAGGTGGCAGAGGCGGGGATAGAAGAAATGATAGGTTTGGCGGTGGGAGAGGTCGCAACAATGGGAGCAGATGGTGA